The following are encoded together in the Diabrotica undecimpunctata isolate CICGRU chromosome 7, icDiaUnde3, whole genome shotgun sequence genome:
- the LOC140445020 gene encoding cathepsin L-like proteinase has translation MKLFILAAALIVATNANLSAFEQWTSFKATHNKSYSVVEDKLRFAVFHENLRKIEEHNAKYENGEETYYLAVNQFADWSSAEFKALLNSQMINRPELSFIETFEADPNLKADSVDWRNKADLGVKNQGSCGSCWAFSATGALEGQLAIHKNQHVQLSEQELVDCDTTNSGCNGGLMTNAFAYVRSHGLASEKQYAYTARDGSCKKVQNKQVSSISGYVNVAKTESALASALASVGPISIAVDADTWQFYGGGIFNNKNCGTTLNHGVLAVGYTKDVFIVKNSWGTSWGELGYIRISRGHNLCGLNQMNSYPKL, from the exons ATGAAGCTGTTCATCCTTGCTGCTGCCCTTATTGTGGCGACAAATGCCAACCTATCTGCCTTCGAGCAATGGACCAGTTTTAAG GCAACACACAACAAATCCTACTCCGTTGTTGAGGACAAACTTCGTTTCGCAGTCTTCCACGAAAACTTGCGCAAAATTGAAGAACACAATGCCAAATACGAGAACGGAGAAGAGACCTACTACCTTGCCGTCAATCAATTTGCCGATTGGTCCAGCGCTGAATTTAAAGCTTTGTTGAATTCTCAGATGATTAATAGACCAGAACTATCCTTTATCGAAACATTCGAAGCAGATCCCAACTTAAAAGCAGATTCTGTTGACTGGAGAAATAAAGCTGATTTGGGAGTCAAAAATCAAGGAAGCTGTGGCTCTTGCTGGGCTTTTAGTGCc ACCGGAGCCCTCGAAGGTCAACTTGCTATTCACAAAAATCAACATGTTCAACTGAGTGAGCAAGAATTGGTAGACTGTGATACGACAAACTCTGGTTGTAATGGTGGTTTAATGACAAATGCCTTTGCCTATGTTAGAAGCCACGGTCTTGCATCAGAAAAACAATATGCATACACAGCTAGAGACGGTAGTTGCAAGAAAGTACAAAACAAACAAGTCTCTTCCATCAGCGGATACGTAAATGTCGCCAAAACTGAAAGTGCATTGGCTAGTGCTCTTG ctAGTGTAGGTCCAATATCCATTGCTGTCGATGCAGACACATGGCAGTTTTATGGAGGTGgaattttcaacaacaaaaatTGTGGAACCACCCTTAACCACGGAGTTCTTGCTGTGGGATACACTAAAGATGTCTTCATCGTTAAAAATTCATGGGGAACCAGTTGGGGTGAACTTGGTTATATCAGAATTAGCCGTGGTCACAACTTATGCGGTCTTAACCAAATGAACAGTTACCCTAAATTgtaa